The Clostridia bacterium genome includes the window CCAGATATTGGTGTGCAAGCACATTTCTCAGCCGAACCATGTCTGCTAACTTTTCAGCCAAGGCCACCGAGATGAATCCAGCTTCACCTAGCCGGATCATGACTTCTCGGTAGGTATCTGGCATGGGCAAGTCAGTGGCCGACAGGAGTACCTTGCCGATGTCGATAGTGGCGTTGACCACGTTTTCGGCCAACCGTTCAAGATTTCGCCGCCGGTCGCGATCGGAAATGTATTCAGCCTGGGTGATGGTTTTGAAATTGGGGAGGTCGGCCAGTTCTATCTCAAGGAAGTCTAGCCGGCGAACGATGGCATTGATCTGCTCAGCTGACAGTCTATGCACCCTGACCCCTCCGCTGCCTTAGCCGCCAAAAATCCAGTTGGAATTGGCGAAAATCCTCAGCCTCACGAGATTTCTCCAACATCAGCTCCAAGCGAAGCCTGGGATTCTTATCGACCAGGACCTTTCCTTTCATGGCTGCCCAGGCTACCCCCGCTGGCGCCTCATTCAGGACTATGAGGTCGACAGTTCGGTGAGAGCTATCCTCTAAGTAGTTCCAAATGGAAGTGACGTCATCCAGGGTATAAGGCGGGGCTAAATAGAC containing:
- a CDS encoding nucleotidyltransferase domain-containing protein → MVRYLEDHPKVVLAFLFGSYAKKKQWANSDIDIAVYLAPPYTLDDVTSIWNYLEDSSHRTVDLIVLNEAPAGVAWAAMKGKVLVDKNPRLRLELMLEKSREAEDFRQFQLDFWRLRQRRGQGA
- a CDS encoding DUF86 domain-containing protein, encoding MHRLSAEQINAIVRRLDFLEIELADLPNFKTITQAEYISDRDRRRNLERLAENVVNATIDIGKVLLSATDLPMPDTYREVMIRLGEAGFISVALAEKLADMVRLRNVLAHQYLDIRWPTIATFVKNAAATMREFIRSIEHLLDTARSGEDQP